A window of Methylomonas sp. 11b genomic DNA:
TGTACCCTGGGCCAAGTTGCTGTGGGTGGATTACGTCGTCATTTCCATTATCGCGATTTCGGCGATAATGGGTCTACTGCGCGGTTTTATTAAAGAAGCGTTTGCGTTGGTACTTTGGATGGTGGCGGTTTGGGTTGCAACGCAGTACTGCCGGGATGTTTCGGTGTTACTGCAATCCACCATCAGCTATCCTTCTGCCAGAATCGCCGCCGCATTCGCGTTGCTATTTTTCGCCACCTTGATTTTGGGTAGTTTAATCAGCTTTTTGCTGAGTCAGCTTATCGAAAAAACCGGCTTGACAGGTAGTGATCGTTTGCTGGGTATGTTATTCGGTATTGCCCGCGGGGCGGTACTGGTTTCCTTGTTGGTGATGCTGGCCGGCCTAACGCCGTTGCCGGAAGATCCGTGGTGGAAACAATCCCTTCTCATTCCTCCGTTCCAAGCCTTGGCAGTGTGGTTGAAAACCCACATGCCGACCGGTTTGGCGGATTACATCCATTATCGATAACTTGGGTCTGCTATGTGTGGTATTGCCGCTATTGTTTCCAATCAAAGTGTTAATCAGGATTTGTACGACGCCCTGACGGTACTTCAGCATCGCGGCCAGGACGCCGCCGGCATCGTAACTTGCGACGGTAGCCGTTTGCATTTGCGTAAGGATAACGGTTTGGCGCGGGATGTATTTTCCAGCAAGCAAATGATGAAGCTGAAAGGCAATATGGGTATTGCCCATGTGCGCTATCCGACCGCCGGTTGCACCAGTTCGGCTGAAGCCCAACCTTTTTACGTGAATTCTCCGTTCGGTTTGACCTTGGCGCACAACGGCAACCTGACCAACACCGAAGAATTGAAATATCAGGTGTTTATGGATGACCAACGTCACATCAATACCGATTCTGATTCGGAAGTGTTGTTGAATGTATTCGCGCATGAACTGGCGCAATTCGGCAAACTTAAATTGACTGTGGACGATGTGTTTCAAGCGGTTAGAGCCGTGCACAAACGTATCCGTGGCGCGTATGCGGTCGTGGTCATGATCGCCGGCTTTGGCGTGTTGGGCTTCCGGGATCCGCATGGTATCCGGCCCATTGTGTTTGGCAAGCGAGAAAATGATGACGGCACTGATTACATGATCGCGTCGGAAAGCGTGGCGCTGGATGTGTTGGATTTTCAATTGATTCGCGACATCGAGCCGGGTGAGGCCGTATTTATCGAAGCAGACGGCCAGTTACACACCCAGCAGTGTACGGAAGTCGTCGATCACTGTCCGTGTATTTTTGAATATGTCTACTTTGCCCGGCCGGATTCGATCATCGACAATATTTCGGTGTACAAAGCCAGAATGCGGATGGGTAGAAAACTGGCCGAAAAAATTCAGCGGGAATGGCCTGACCACGACATCGACGTGGTCATTCCGATTCCGGATACCAGCCGCACCGCCGCCTCGCAAATTGCTCATGACCTGGGTGTGAAGTTTCGCGAAGGCTTTATGAAAAACCGCTATATCGGCCGGACTTTCATCATGCCTGGGCAAAAAATGCGTAAAAAGTCGGTGAAGCAAAAGCTGAATGCCATCTCGTTGGAATTCGACGGTAAGAATGTATTGCTGGTGGACGATTCCATCGTGCGCGGCACTACTTCCGAGCAGATTATCCAAATGGCCCGCGATGCCGGTGCCAATAAAGTATATTTTGCCTCTGCGGCGCCACCGGTACGTTATCCCAACGTTTACGGTATCGACATGCCGGCCGCGCATGAACTGATTGCGCATGATCGCACCGAGGATGAGATTTGCGAGGCTCTGGGCGCCGACAAGCTGATCTATCAAGACTTGGACGATTTGATTGAAGCGGTCGGTCGAGGTAACCCGGACATCAAGCATTTCGATACCTCATGCTTCAGTCATGATTACATTACCGGCGATATCGACGATGCTTATCTGGCACGCATCGAAGCCTTGCGCAATGACAATGCGCAGGAATTGCGTAACAGCAGCAGCTTTATCATAGAGATGCAAGTTGCAAAGTAACAGGACCCGAAATGAGTGAATTTGATTGGCAAGACTACGCCCCGGAAACCTTGGCC
This region includes:
- a CDS encoding CvpA family protein; translation: MLDFVPWAKLLWVDYVVISIIAISAIMGLLRGFIKEAFALVLWMVAVWVATQYCRDVSVLLQSTISYPSARIAAAFALLFFATLILGSLISFLLSQLIEKTGLTGSDRLLGMLFGIARGAVLVSLLVMLAGLTPLPEDPWWKQSLLIPPFQALAVWLKTHMPTGLADYIHYR
- the purF gene encoding amidophosphoribosyltransferase — translated: MCGIAAIVSNQSVNQDLYDALTVLQHRGQDAAGIVTCDGSRLHLRKDNGLARDVFSSKQMMKLKGNMGIAHVRYPTAGCTSSAEAQPFYVNSPFGLTLAHNGNLTNTEELKYQVFMDDQRHINTDSDSEVLLNVFAHELAQFGKLKLTVDDVFQAVRAVHKRIRGAYAVVVMIAGFGVLGFRDPHGIRPIVFGKRENDDGTDYMIASESVALDVLDFQLIRDIEPGEAVFIEADGQLHTQQCTEVVDHCPCIFEYVYFARPDSIIDNISVYKARMRMGRKLAEKIQREWPDHDIDVVIPIPDTSRTAASQIAHDLGVKFREGFMKNRYIGRTFIMPGQKMRKKSVKQKLNAISLEFDGKNVLLVDDSIVRGTTSEQIIQMARDAGANKVYFASAAPPVRYPNVYGIDMPAAHELIAHDRTEDEICEALGADKLIYQDLDDLIEAVGRGNPDIKHFDTSCFSHDYITGDIDDAYLARIEALRNDNAQELRNSSSFIIEMQVAK